From Streptomyces asiaticus, one genomic window encodes:
- a CDS encoding acyl-CoA dehydrogenase family protein: MTSSHTPVDTPERVALRAAVSSFAKGHAPGGPQEGDGAAELWAEAGKLGYLGVNLPEEYGGGGGGITELSIVLEELGAAGCPLLMLVVSPAICGTVIARFGTAEQKERWLPGLADGSVIMAFGITEPDAGSNSHRITTTARRDEGGGWILNGRKVFITGVDNADAVLIVGRTEDARTGKLKPCLFIVPRETHGFSHHHIPMELAAAEKQFELVLDDVTLPADALVGDEDAGLLQLFAGLNPERIMTAAFALGMGRYALDKAVDYARTRQVWKEPIGAHQAIAHPLAQAHIELELARLMMAKAAYLYDEGDDAGAGEAANMAKYAAGEAAVKAVDQAVHTLGGNGLTAEYGLVRLITAARVARIAPVSREMILNYVSHQTLGLPKSY; the protein is encoded by the coding sequence ATGACCAGCTCGCACACGCCGGTGGACACCCCGGAGCGCGTGGCGCTCCGCGCCGCGGTGTCGTCCTTCGCCAAGGGACACGCCCCGGGCGGCCCCCAGGAGGGCGACGGGGCCGCCGAACTGTGGGCCGAGGCAGGAAAGCTGGGCTACCTAGGCGTCAACCTCCCCGAGGAGTACGGCGGCGGGGGCGGTGGCATCACCGAGCTGTCCATCGTCCTGGAGGAGCTGGGTGCGGCGGGCTGCCCGCTGCTCATGCTCGTCGTCTCGCCCGCCATCTGCGGCACCGTCATCGCCCGGTTCGGCACCGCCGAGCAGAAGGAGCGCTGGCTGCCGGGCCTGGCCGACGGCAGCGTCATCATGGCCTTTGGCATCACCGAGCCCGACGCCGGATCCAACTCGCACCGCATCACCACCACCGCCCGCCGGGACGAGGGCGGCGGCTGGATACTCAACGGCCGTAAGGTCTTCATCACCGGTGTGGACAACGCCGACGCGGTTCTCATCGTCGGCCGCACCGAGGACGCCAGGACCGGGAAGCTCAAGCCCTGTCTGTTCATCGTCCCGCGCGAGACCCACGGCTTCTCCCACCACCACATCCCCATGGAGCTGGCCGCCGCGGAGAAGCAGTTCGAGCTGGTGCTGGACGACGTGACGCTGCCCGCCGACGCGCTGGTGGGCGACGAGGACGCCGGGCTGCTCCAGCTGTTCGCGGGGCTCAACCCGGAGCGCATCATGACGGCGGCGTTCGCGCTGGGGATGGGCCGCTACGCGCTCGACAAGGCCGTGGACTACGCCCGCACCCGCCAGGTGTGGAAGGAGCCCATAGGCGCACACCAGGCGATCGCCCACCCCCTCGCCCAGGCCCATATCGAGCTGGAGCTGGCCCGGCTGATGATGGCGAAGGCGGCGTACCTGTACGACGAGGGCGATGACGCGGGCGCGGGCGAGGCCGCCAACATGGCCAAGTACGCGGCCGGGGAGGCCGCGGTGAAGGCGGTGGACCAGGCCGTGCACACCCTCGGCGGCAACGGCCTGACCGCCGAGTACGGGCTGGTCCGGCTGATCACGGCCGCCCGGGTGGCCCGGATCGCCCCCGTCAGCCGCGAGATGATCCTCAACTACGTCTCCCACCAGACCCTGGGTCTGCCCAAGTCGTACTGA
- a CDS encoding enoyl-CoA hydratase family protein, producing MPFVRSAFARGITTLTLDSPHNRNALSSRLVAELREALAAAGRDDRVRAVLLTHTGTTFCAGADLSEPPSASGASGLVDLLRSIVELPKPVVARVTGHVRAGGLGLLGACDISAAGRGASFAFTEARLGLAPAVISMPLLPRLDRRAAARYYLTGERFDAAEAARIGLVTLADPEGDADEALAPVLDGLRRGSPRGLAESKRLVTADVLRAFDRDGEALAALSARLFASEEAREGMTSFLERRDPAWVRQTASDAEAVPDTEAIPDAGDEGAAGNTGPAGASR from the coding sequence ATGCCCTTCGTACGGTCCGCCTTCGCGCGCGGGATCACCACCCTCACCCTGGACTCGCCGCACAACCGCAACGCCCTCTCCTCGCGTCTGGTCGCCGAGTTGCGCGAGGCGCTGGCGGCGGCCGGGCGGGACGATCGTGTGCGGGCGGTGCTGCTCACCCACACCGGCACCACCTTCTGCGCGGGCGCGGATCTGAGCGAACCGCCCTCGGCGTCCGGGGCGTCCGGTCTCGTGGATCTGTTGCGGTCGATCGTGGAGCTGCCCAAGCCGGTGGTCGCCCGCGTCACCGGGCACGTACGGGCCGGTGGGCTCGGGCTGCTCGGGGCCTGCGACATCTCGGCGGCCGGGCGCGGCGCCAGCTTCGCCTTCACCGAGGCCCGGCTCGGCCTCGCCCCGGCCGTCATCTCGATGCCGCTGCTGCCCCGGCTGGACCGGCGCGCGGCGGCCCGCTACTACCTCACGGGTGAGCGGTTCGACGCCGCCGAGGCGGCCCGGATCGGGCTGGTCACGCTCGCGGATCCGGAGGGGGACGCGGACGAGGCGCTGGCGCCGGTCCTCGACGGGCTGCGCCGGGGCTCCCCGCGGGGCCTGGCCGAGTCCAAGCGGCTGGTGACCGCCGATGTGCTGCGCGCCTTCGACCGGGACGGCGAGGCGCTGGCCGCGCTGTCGGCCCGCCTCTTCGCCTCCGAGGAGGCGCGCGAGGGCATGACGTCGTTCCTGGAGCGGCGCGATCCGGCGTGGGTGCGGCAGACGGCGTCCGACGCGGAGGCGGTACCGGACACGGAGGCGATACCGGACGCGGGGGACGAGGGGGCCGCAGGAAACACGGGCCCCGCCGGGGCGTCCCGATGA
- a CDS encoding biotin carboxylase N-terminal domain-containing protein, with protein MIRSLLVANRAEIARRIVRTCRDLGIATVAVHSDADAGAPHAREADAAVRLPGDAPADTYLRGDLLVKAALVAGADAVHPGYGFLSEHADFARAVRAAGLVWVGPPPEAMEAMASKTRAKEIMRKAGVPLLDPLDPAEVTADDLPVLVKAAAGGGGRGMRVVRELDALPAELDSARAEAASAFGDGEIFVEPYMEGARHVEVQVLADTHGTVWTLGTRDCSLQRRHQKVIEEAPAPGLGEELRRTLAESAANAARAIGYEGAGTVEFLVSPSGRAYFLEMNTRLQVEHPVTEEIHGLDLVALQLRIAEGERLDAEPPAPRGHAIEARLYAEDPARDWRPQTGILHRLEIPGLRVDSGPDGGDMIGVHYDPMLAKVIAVAPTRAEAVRRLAHGLERARIHGPVTNRELLVRVLRHPEFAAGRMDTGFLERRLPELTAASDDDESGPLAALAAALADAARRPATVAGRLGGWRNVPSQPQLRSYRAEPGGTEHEVRYRLTRDGLLAEGFSDVRLLGVEPGRDAEPGREAEPARVVLVVAGVRRTFEVTAYGDRRCVDTPQGGHVFTALPRFPDPTARTEPGSLLAPMPGTVVRVAEVAVGDRVEAGQPLLWLEAMKMEHRVTAPAAGVLTALHAAPGRQVEVGALLAVVAAGE; from the coding sequence GTGATCCGTTCCCTCCTGGTCGCCAACCGCGCCGAGATAGCGCGGCGTATCGTCCGCACCTGCCGTGATCTCGGCATCGCCACCGTCGCGGTGCACTCCGACGCGGACGCCGGCGCGCCCCACGCGCGCGAGGCCGACGCCGCCGTAAGGCTGCCGGGCGACGCCCCGGCCGACACCTATCTGCGGGGCGATCTCCTGGTGAAGGCGGCCCTGGTCGCCGGGGCCGACGCCGTCCACCCCGGCTATGGCTTCCTCTCCGAGCACGCCGACTTCGCGCGCGCCGTAAGGGCGGCGGGGCTGGTGTGGGTGGGGCCGCCGCCCGAGGCGATGGAGGCCATGGCCTCCAAGACCCGGGCCAAGGAGATCATGCGCAAGGCGGGCGTGCCGCTGCTCGATCCGCTCGACCCGGCCGAGGTCACCGCCGACGATCTGCCCGTGCTGGTCAAGGCGGCGGCGGGCGGCGGCGGCCGGGGCATGCGGGTGGTGCGCGAGCTCGACGCGCTCCCCGCCGAACTCGACTCCGCCCGCGCCGAGGCGGCCTCCGCCTTCGGCGACGGCGAGATCTTCGTGGAGCCCTATATGGAGGGCGCCCGCCATGTCGAGGTCCAGGTGCTCGCCGACACCCACGGCACGGTATGGACCCTCGGCACCCGCGACTGCTCCCTCCAACGCCGCCACCAGAAGGTCATCGAGGAGGCCCCCGCCCCCGGGCTGGGCGAGGAACTACGGCGCACCCTGGCCGAATCGGCGGCGAACGCGGCGCGCGCGATCGGCTACGAGGGCGCGGGCACGGTGGAGTTCCTGGTCTCGCCCTCGGGGCGGGCGTACTTCCTGGAGATGAACACCCGCCTCCAGGTCGAGCACCCGGTCACCGAGGAGATCCACGGCCTCGACCTGGTGGCGCTCCAGCTGCGGATCGCGGAGGGGGAGCGGCTCGACGCCGAGCCTCCCGCGCCCCGGGGGCACGCGATCGAGGCGCGGCTGTACGCCGAGGACCCGGCGCGCGACTGGCGGCCGCAGACGGGGATCCTGCACCGGCTGGAGATCCCCGGGCTGCGGGTGGACTCCGGGCCGGACGGCGGGGACATGATCGGCGTCCACTACGACCCGATGCTGGCCAAGGTCATCGCCGTGGCCCCCACCCGGGCCGAGGCGGTGCGGCGGCTGGCCCACGGGCTGGAGCGGGCCCGGATCCACGGCCCGGTGACCAACCGCGAGCTGCTCGTACGGGTGCTGCGCCACCCGGAGTTCGCGGCGGGCCGTATGGACACCGGGTTCCTCGAACGCCGTCTGCCCGAGCTGACCGCCGCCTCGGACGACGACGAGTCGGGCCCGCTCGCCGCCCTCGCCGCCGCCCTCGCCGACGCGGCGCGGCGGCCGGCGACCGTGGCCGGGCGGTTGGGCGGCTGGCGCAATGTGCCGTCCCAGCCGCAGCTGAGGAGCTACCGCGCGGAACCGGGCGGCACCGAGCACGAGGTGCGCTACCGCCTCACCCGCGACGGACTGCTCGCGGAGGGCTTCTCCGACGTCCGGCTGCTGGGCGTCGAGCCGGGGCGGGACGCCGAGCCGGGGCGGGAGGCCGAGCCGGCGCGGGTCGTCCTGGTCGTGGCCGGGGTCCGGCGGACGTTCGAGGTGACGGCCTATGGGGACCGCCGCTGTGTCGACACGCCCCAGGGCGGCCATGTGTTCACCGCGCTGCCCCGCTTCCCCGACCCCACCGCCCGCACCGAGCCCGGCTCGCTGCTGGCGCCCATGCCGGGCACGGTGGTGCGGGTCGCCGAGGTGGCCGTCGGGGACCGGGTCGAGGCCGGACAGCCCCTGCTGTGGCTGGAGGCCATGAAGATGGAGCACCGCGTGACCGCGCCCGCCGCCGGGGTGCTCACCGCCCTGCACGCCGCCCCCGGCCGCCAGGTCGAGGTCGGAGCCCTGCTCGCCGTCGTGGCGGCGGGGGAGTGA
- a CDS encoding 4-coumarate--CoA ligase family protein, translated as MVLRSEYPDVPPVDLPIHDAVLARPAEEFGDLTALVDGVTGAALSYAALDRASRRIGAALAEAGVRKGDVVALHSPNSIMYPPAFYGATRTGAAVTTVHPLATPEEFAKQLRDAAASWIITVSALLGVARQAAERAGGIREIFVCDEASGHRSLRSMLSSTAPEPVVEIDPAEDIAVLPYSSGTTGTPKGVMLTHRNVATNLAQVETLVPNRPGERVLAVLPFFHSYGLTALMNAPLRNGGTVIVLPRFELDTFLAAIEKHRAQALYVAPPIVLALAKHPAVDGHDLSSVRYVLSAAAPLDARLAEACAQRLGVPPLLQAFGMTELSPGSHLVPRDAKNAPPGTVGKLLPSTEMRIVDPDGGTDVAVGEDGEIVIRGPQVMKGYLGRPEDTDAMIDPEGWLHTGDVGHVDADGWLYVVDRVKELIKYKGYQVAPADLEAVLLAHEAVVDAAVIGVTDGAGNEIPKAYVVPRPGTRISEDDLIAYVAGQVAPYKKVRRVEFTDAVPRSATGKILRRELRARERSSTAP; from the coding sequence ATGGTGCTGCGCAGCGAGTATCCCGATGTACCGCCCGTCGATCTGCCCATCCACGACGCCGTACTGGCCCGCCCGGCCGAGGAGTTCGGCGACCTGACCGCGCTGGTGGACGGCGTGACCGGGGCGGCCCTGAGCTATGCCGCGCTGGACCGCGCGTCGCGCCGGATCGGGGCCGCGCTGGCCGAGGCGGGGGTGCGCAAGGGCGATGTGGTGGCCCTGCACAGCCCCAACTCGATCATGTACCCACCGGCGTTCTACGGCGCCACCCGCACCGGGGCCGCGGTCACCACGGTGCATCCGCTGGCGACGCCGGAGGAGTTCGCCAAGCAGCTACGGGACGCGGCCGCGTCGTGGATCATCACCGTCTCGGCGCTGCTGGGCGTGGCGCGGCAGGCCGCCGAACGGGCGGGCGGGATACGGGAGATCTTCGTCTGCGACGAGGCGAGCGGCCACCGTTCGCTGCGCTCGATGCTGAGCAGCACCGCGCCCGAACCGGTGGTGGAGATCGACCCGGCCGAGGACATCGCCGTCCTGCCGTACTCCTCCGGCACCACCGGCACCCCCAAGGGCGTGATGCTCACCCACCGCAACGTCGCCACCAACCTCGCGCAGGTGGAGACGCTGGTGCCCAACCGGCCGGGGGAGCGGGTGCTGGCCGTCCTGCCGTTCTTCCACAGCTACGGCCTTACGGCGCTCATGAACGCGCCGCTCCGCAACGGCGGCACCGTGATCGTGCTGCCCCGCTTCGAACTCGACACCTTCCTCGCGGCGATCGAGAAGCACCGCGCCCAGGCGCTCTATGTGGCCCCGCCGATCGTGCTCGCGCTCGCCAAGCACCCGGCCGTGGACGGCCATGACCTGTCGTCGGTGCGGTATGTGCTGAGCGCGGCGGCCCCGCTGGACGCCCGGCTCGCGGAGGCGTGCGCCCAGCGGCTCGGCGTACCGCCGCTGCTTCAGGCGTTCGGGATGACGGAGCTGTCCCCGGGCTCCCATCTGGTGCCGCGCGACGCGAAGAACGCCCCGCCCGGGACCGTCGGAAAGCTGCTCCCGAGCACCGAGATGCGCATCGTGGACCCGGACGGCGGCACGGACGTGGCCGTGGGCGAGGACGGCGAGATCGTCATCCGGGGACCGCAGGTGATGAAGGGCTACCTGGGCCGTCCCGAGGACACCGACGCGATGATCGACCCCGAGGGCTGGCTGCACACCGGTGACGTCGGGCATGTGGACGCGGACGGCTGGCTGTATGTGGTGGACCGGGTGAAGGAGCTGATCAAGTACAAGGGCTACCAGGTCGCCCCGGCCGACCTGGAGGCCGTGCTGCTCGCGCATGAGGCCGTCGTCGACGCCGCCGTGATCGGGGTGACGGACGGGGCGGGCAATGAGATCCCCAAGGCGTATGTGGTGCCCAGGCCCGGGACCCGGATCTCGGAGGACGACCTGATCGCCTACGTTGCCGGACAGGTGGCCCCGTACAAGAAGGTGCGCCGTGTGGAGTTCACGGACGCCGTGCCGCGCTCGGCCACCGGCAAGATCCTCAGGCGTGAACTGCGCGCCAGGGAAAGGAGTTCGACCGCCCCATGA
- a CDS encoding TetR/AcrR family transcriptional regulator, producing the protein MTPRTALRDPKQDRSRATRRRLLEAAVACLAERGWAGSTVAVVAERAGVSRGAAQHHFPTREDLFTAAVEHVAEERSAELRALPAPHREGRVPAVVEALITLYTGPLFRAALQLWVAASYEEQLGARVSALEAKIGRETHRIAVELLGADESVPGVREAVQGLLDMGRGLGLANLLTDDRHRRERVVAQWSRILEGILAQKDPDDHPAGDHPAHDHPAPAAS; encoded by the coding sequence ATGACCCCCCGTACGGCATTGCGCGACCCCAAGCAGGACCGCAGCCGCGCCACCCGCAGGCGGCTGCTGGAGGCCGCCGTGGCATGCCTCGCCGAGCGCGGCTGGGCCGGTTCCACGGTCGCGGTGGTCGCCGAGCGGGCCGGGGTGTCGCGGGGCGCGGCCCAGCACCACTTCCCGACCCGCGAGGACCTCTTCACGGCCGCCGTCGAGCATGTCGCCGAGGAGCGCTCGGCGGAGCTGCGCGCCCTCCCCGCCCCGCACCGGGAGGGCCGCGTCCCCGCGGTGGTCGAGGCGCTGATCACCCTCTACACCGGCCCGCTCTTCCGGGCCGCCCTCCAGCTGTGGGTGGCGGCCTCGTACGAGGAGCAGCTGGGCGCCCGGGTGAGCGCGCTGGAGGCGAAGATCGGCCGGGAGACGCATCGGATCGCGGTGGAGCTGCTGGGCGCCGACGAGTCGGTGCCGGGCGTCCGGGAGGCCGTCCAGGGCCTGCTCGACATGGGGCGGGGCCTCGGCCTGGCCAACCTGCTGACGGACGACCGGCACCGCCGGGAGCGGGTGGTGGCCCAGTGGTCGCGGATCCTGGAGGGGATCCTGGCCCAGAAGGACCCGGACGACCACCCGGCCGGCGACCACCCGGCCCACGACCACCCCGCCCCGGCCGCCTCCTGA
- a CDS encoding acyclic terpene utilization AtuA family protein translates to MTPPPRPLRIGNASGFYGDRFDALREMLTGGPLDVLTGDYLAELTMLILGRDRAKDPARGYATTFLRQLEDTLGLAMERGVRLVTNAGGLNPAGLADAIRELAERLGIACRVAHVEGDDLLGARDWGPGVVTANAYLGGAGITACLRGGADVVVTGRVTDAALVTGPAAAHFGWAADDWDALAGAVVAGHILECGTQATGGNYSFFAEHDVRRPGFPFAEIHPDGSSVITKHPHTGGAVTVGTVTAQLLYETAGARYPGPDVTARLDSVRLAQDGPDRVRVHGVRGEAPPRTLKTGLTRLGGHRNEVVFVLTGLDIEAKAALVRDQMEGAMSKRRPAEVRWTLSRTDHPDAAVQEEASALLRLVVRDRDPAAVGRVISGAAVELALASYPGFHVTAPPGKGSPYGVFEAVETPADTVPHTAVLPDGSRLSVPPAPTSAGVRVPEPPLPLPPPLPPGPTRRAPLGAVAGARSGDKGGSANIGVWARGEGAWRWLAHTLTVDRLRELLPETAELNVTRHPLPRLRALNFVVDGLLGEGVAAQARFDPQAKAVGEWLRSRHLDIPEVLL, encoded by the coding sequence GTGACCCCTCCGCCCCGCCCCCTCCGCATCGGCAACGCCTCCGGCTTCTACGGCGACCGCTTCGACGCGCTGCGCGAGATGCTCACCGGTGGGCCCCTGGACGTGCTGACCGGTGACTACCTCGCCGAGTTGACCATGCTCATCCTGGGCCGGGACCGCGCCAAGGACCCGGCGCGGGGCTATGCCACGACCTTTCTGCGCCAGCTCGAGGACACCCTGGGGCTCGCCATGGAGCGCGGCGTACGGCTCGTCACCAACGCGGGCGGGCTCAACCCGGCCGGGCTGGCGGACGCGATCCGCGAGCTCGCCGAGCGGCTCGGGATCGCGTGCCGGGTGGCCCATGTGGAGGGCGACGACCTTCTGGGCGCCCGCGACTGGGGGCCGGGCGTGGTCACCGCCAACGCGTATCTCGGCGGGGCCGGGATCACGGCCTGTCTGCGCGGTGGCGCTGATGTGGTGGTCACCGGGCGGGTGACGGACGCCGCGCTGGTGACGGGCCCGGCCGCCGCGCACTTCGGATGGGCCGCCGACGACTGGGACGCGCTCGCCGGAGCCGTGGTCGCCGGGCACATCCTGGAGTGCGGTACCCAGGCGACCGGCGGCAACTACTCCTTCTTCGCCGAGCACGACGTCCGCCGCCCCGGCTTTCCCTTCGCCGAGATCCACCCCGACGGCTCCAGCGTGATCACCAAGCATCCGCACACCGGCGGCGCCGTCACGGTCGGCACCGTCACCGCCCAGCTCCTCTACGAGACGGCGGGCGCCCGCTATCCGGGCCCGGATGTCACCGCCCGGCTGGACTCGGTGCGGCTGGCCCAGGACGGCCCGGACCGGGTGCGCGTCCACGGCGTACGGGGCGAGGCGCCGCCCCGCACCCTCAAGACCGGGCTGACCCGGCTCGGCGGCCACCGCAACGAGGTGGTGTTCGTGCTCACCGGCCTGGACATCGAGGCCAAGGCGGCGCTCGTACGGGACCAGATGGAGGGGGCGATGAGCAAACGCCGCCCCGCCGAGGTCCGCTGGACCCTCTCCCGTACCGACCACCCCGACGCGGCCGTCCAGGAGGAGGCGAGCGCGCTGCTGCGGCTGGTGGTGCGCGACCGGGACCCGGCGGCGGTGGGCAGGGTGATCAGCGGCGCCGCCGTCGAACTGGCCCTCGCCAGCTACCCCGGCTTCCATGTCACCGCCCCGCCCGGAAAGGGCTCCCCTTACGGCGTCTTCGAGGCCGTGGAGACCCCGGCCGACACCGTGCCGCACACCGCCGTACTGCCGGATGGCTCCCGGCTGTCCGTTCCCCCGGCGCCCACCTCGGCCGGGGTCCGGGTGCCGGAACCCCCGCTGCCGCTGCCGCCCCCGCTGCCGCCGGGCCCGACCCGCCGTGCCCCGCTCGGCGCCGTCGCCGGGGCCCGCAGCGGCGACAAGGGCGGCAGCGCCAACATCGGCGTCTGGGCGCGCGGCGAGGGCGCCTGGCGCTGGCTGGCCCACACCCTCACCGTCGACCGGCTGCGGGAGCTGCTCCCGGAGACGGCCGAACTGAACGTCACCCGCCATCCGCTGCCCCGGCTGCGGGCCCTGAACTTCGTCGTGGACGGGCTGCTCGGCGAGGGCGTCGCCGCGCAGGCCCGCTTCGACCCCCAGGCCAAGGCCGTCGGCGAGTGGCTGCGCTCCCGCCACCTCGACATACCGGAGGTACTGCTGTGA
- a CDS encoding citrate synthase 2: MSDFVPGLEGVVAFETEIAEPDKEGGALRYRGVDIEDLVGHVSFGNVWGLLVDGAFNPGLPAAEPFPIPVHSGDVRVDVQSALAMLAPVWGLKPLLDIDEEQAREDLARAAVMALSYVAQSARGQGKPMVPQREIDKAETIVERFMRRWRGEPDPKHVAAVDAYWTSAAEHGMNASTFTARVIASTGADVAAALSGAVGAMSGPLHGGAPSRVLGMIEEIERTGDATRYVKQALDRGERLMGFGHRVYRAEDPRARVLRRTAKELGAPRFEVAEALERAALDELHNRRPDRVLATNVEFWAAIVLDFAEVPAPMFTSMFTCARTAGWSAHILEQKRTGRLVRPSARYVGPGTRSPHEVDGYGDTASR; the protein is encoded by the coding sequence ATGTCCGACTTCGTACCCGGACTCGAAGGAGTCGTCGCGTTCGAGACGGAGATCGCCGAACCCGACAAGGAAGGCGGCGCGCTCCGCTACCGAGGCGTGGACATCGAGGACCTGGTGGGTCACGTCTCCTTCGGGAACGTCTGGGGGCTGCTGGTCGACGGCGCCTTCAACCCGGGGCTGCCGGCCGCCGAGCCGTTCCCCATCCCGGTCCACTCCGGGGACGTCCGGGTCGATGTGCAGTCCGCGCTGGCCATGCTCGCGCCCGTCTGGGGCCTCAAACCACTGCTGGACATCGACGAGGAGCAGGCCCGCGAGGACCTGGCGCGCGCGGCGGTGATGGCCCTGTCCTACGTGGCCCAGTCGGCCCGCGGCCAGGGGAAGCCGATGGTGCCGCAGCGGGAGATCGACAAGGCCGAAACCATCGTGGAGCGCTTCATGCGGCGCTGGCGCGGTGAGCCGGACCCCAAGCACGTGGCCGCCGTCGACGCGTACTGGACCTCGGCGGCCGAGCACGGCATGAACGCCTCCACCTTCACCGCCCGCGTCATCGCCTCCACCGGCGCCGATGTCGCCGCCGCGCTCTCCGGCGCGGTGGGCGCCATGTCGGGGCCGCTGCACGGCGGCGCGCCCTCCCGGGTGCTCGGCATGATCGAGGAGATCGAGCGCACCGGGGACGCCACCCGCTACGTCAAGCAGGCGCTCGACCGGGGTGAGCGGCTGATGGGCTTCGGCCACCGGGTCTACCGCGCCGAGGACCCGCGGGCGCGGGTCCTGCGGCGCACCGCCAAGGAGCTGGGCGCACCGCGCTTCGAGGTCGCCGAGGCGCTGGAGCGGGCCGCCCTGGACGAGCTCCACAACCGCAGGCCGGACCGTGTGCTGGCGACGAACGTGGAGTTCTGGGCGGCCATCGTGCTGGACTTCGCGGAGGTCCCGGCGCCCATGTTCACCTCGATGTTCACCTGCGCCCGTACGGCGGGCTGGAGCGCGCACATCCTGGAGCAGAAGCGGACCGGCCGTCTGGTGCGGCCGTCGGCCCGGTACGTCGGCCCCGGCACGCGCAGCCCGCACGAGGTCGACGGCTACGGGGACACCGCCTCGCGGTAG
- a CDS encoding acyl-CoA carboxylase subunit beta translates to MTVLASALDPAGADYTAHREAMLAKLGELEAEHAKALAGGGEKYVERHRKRGKLLVRERIELLLDPDTPFLELSPLAAWGSDYPVGASVVTGIGVISGVECLISANDPTVRGGASNPWTLKKSLRAHEIARANRLPVVSLVESGGADLPSQKEIFIPGGAMFRDLTRLSAEGIPTIAVVFGNSTAGGAYIPGMSDHVIMVKERSKVFLGGPPLVKMATGEESDDESLGGAEMHARTSGLADYFATDEPDALRQARRVVARLNWRKAHSDPGPAEPPKYDAEELLGIVPSDLKVPFDPREVIARIVDGSDFDEFKPLYGRSLATGWAALHGYPVGVLANAQGVLFSEESQKAAQFIQLANQRDIPLLFLHNTTGYMVGRDYEQGGIIKHGAMMINAVSNSRVPHLSVLIGASYGAGHYGMCGRAYDPRFLFAWPSAKSAVMGPQQLAGVMSIVARQSAAAKGQPYDEEADAALRAMVEQQIESESLPLFLSGRLYDDGVIDPRDTRTVLGLCLSALHTAPVEGARGGFGVFRM, encoded by the coding sequence GTGACCGTGCTCGCGTCCGCGCTCGATCCCGCAGGCGCCGACTACACGGCCCACCGCGAGGCGATGCTCGCCAAGCTCGGTGAGCTGGAGGCCGAACACGCCAAGGCACTGGCGGGCGGCGGCGAGAAGTACGTCGAGCGGCACCGCAAGCGCGGGAAGCTGCTCGTCCGGGAGCGGATCGAACTGCTCCTGGACCCCGATACGCCCTTTCTGGAGCTGTCCCCGCTGGCCGCGTGGGGCAGCGACTACCCGGTCGGGGCGTCCGTCGTCACCGGTATCGGGGTGATCTCCGGTGTCGAGTGCCTGATCAGTGCCAACGACCCCACCGTGCGGGGTGGTGCGAGCAATCCGTGGACGCTGAAGAAGTCGCTGCGCGCGCATGAGATCGCCCGGGCGAACCGCCTCCCGGTCGTCAGCCTCGTCGAGTCCGGCGGTGCCGATCTCCCCTCCCAGAAGGAGATCTTCATCCCCGGCGGGGCGATGTTCCGGGATCTCACCCGGCTGTCCGCGGAGGGAATTCCCACGATCGCCGTGGTCTTCGGCAACTCCACCGCCGGAGGCGCGTACATCCCCGGGATGTCCGACCACGTGATCATGGTCAAGGAGCGCTCCAAGGTCTTCCTGGGCGGTCCGCCGCTGGTGAAGATGGCCACCGGCGAGGAGAGCGACGACGAGTCGCTGGGCGGCGCCGAGATGCACGCCCGCACCTCCGGGCTGGCCGACTACTTCGCCACCGACGAGCCGGACGCGCTGCGCCAGGCCCGCCGGGTCGTGGCCCGCCTCAACTGGCGCAAGGCGCACTCCGATCCGGGGCCGGCCGAACCGCCGAAGTACGACGCCGAGGAGCTGCTCGGCATCGTTCCGAGCGACCTGAAGGTCCCCTTCGATCCGCGCGAGGTGATCGCCCGGATCGTCGACGGCTCCGACTTCGACGAGTTCAAGCCGCTGTACGGGCGCAGCCTGGCCACCGGCTGGGCCGCGCTGCACGGCTATCCGGTCGGGGTCCTGGCCAACGCCCAGGGGGTGCTGTTCAGCGAGGAGTCGCAGAAGGCCGCGCAGTTCATCCAGCTCGCCAACCAGCGCGACATCCCGCTGCTCTTCCTGCACAACACCACGGGCTACATGGTCGGCCGCGACTACGAGCAGGGCGGGATCATCAAGCACGGCGCCATGATGATCAACGCCGTCTCCAACTCCCGCGTACCGCATCTGTCGGTGCTCATCGGCGCCTCGTACGGCGCCGGTCACTACGGGATGTGCGGCCGGGCGTACGACCCCCGCTTCCTCTTCGCCTGGCCCAGCGCCAAGTCCGCCGTGATGGGGCCGCAGCAGCTCGCCGGGGTGATGTCGATCGTCGCCCGGCAGTCCGCCGCCGCCAAGGGGCAGCCGTACGACGAGGAGGCCGACGCCGCGCTGCGCGCCATGGTGGAGCAGCAGATCGAGTCCGAGTCGCTGCCGCTCTTCCTCTCCGGGCGGCTCTACGACGACGGCGTCATCGACCCGCGCGACACCCGCACCGTGCTCGGCCTGTGTCTGTCCGCCCTGCACACCGCGCCGGTCGAGGGCGCGCGCGGTGGCTTCGGCGTCTTCCGGATGTGA